Part of the Streptomyces sp. NBC_00457 genome, GCGCGTACTCGTACTCGAAGACGATCTCCTCGACCAGCCCCAGTCCCCGGCCGCCGTACTCCTTCGGCCAGCCCACGCCCAGCCAGTTCCCGGCGGACAGCTCGCGGTCCCAGGCCAGCCGCACCTCCCAGGCCGCGCCGTCGGTCGGGCCGCCCACCCCTTTGTGCTCGGCGAACTCCCCCACCAGGTGCTCGGCGAGCCAGTCGCGCAGTTCGTCGCGGAAGTCGCGTACCGCGGGTCCGAAGTCCAGCTCCATGTCGTTCTCCGGGATCTCCATGTCGCTCTCCTAGATCTCCTAGATGCCGAGCCGGGCGGCGAGCAGTTCCCGGTGGTACGCGGGCGTCCCCAGCAGCACCTCGGAACTCTTGGCCCGTTTCAGATAGAGGTGGGCGGGGTGTTCCCAGGTGAAGCCGATCCCGCCGTGCACCTGGATGCTGTCGCCCGCGACCTTGGTGAACGCCTCCGAGCAGAAGGCCTGGGCCAGCGCCGCGGCGATCGCGGTCTGCGTCTCGTCCCCGGCGTCCAGTGCCCACAGGCCGCCGTACGCCGCCGAGCGCGCCGACTCGATCTCGGTGAGCATGTCGGCGCACTTGTGCTTGACGCCCTGGAAGGAGCCGATCGGCCTGCCGTACTGGACGCGGATCCTCGCGTAGGACACGGCGGTGTCCAGGGCCGCGGCGGCTCCCCCGACCTGTTCGGCGGCGAGCAGGACGGAGGCGGTGGCGAGGGTGCGGCGCAGTGCGGGCCAGGCGGTGCCCTCGGTGCCGAGCAGCCGGGCGGGGGTGTCCCGGAACTCCACGCGGGCCTGTTTGCGGGTCTGGTCGAGGGTGGGGAGGAGGGTGCGGGTGAGGCCCGGGGCGTCGGCTTCGACGGCGAAGAGGCTGATGCCGGACGCGGTGCGGGCGGCGACCAGGAACAGGTCGGCGAGATGGCCGTCGGGGACGTATGTCTTGACTCCGGTGAGCCGGTTGTCGTCGCCGGCCGTGAGGCCGATGCCCGTCTCGTCCCAGCGGCCGTTCTCCTCGGTCAGCGCCAGCGTGGCCACCGTCGCGCCGGACGTGATGCCGGGCAGGAGGTCGGCGCGGGCCCGCTCGTCGTCGCAGCGCAGGAGCGCCTCGGCGGCCAGGGCCACGGTGGCGAAGTAGGGCGCGCAGAGCAGGGCGCGGCCCGCCTCCTCGAAGACGATGCCGAGATCGACGTAGCCGAAGCCCGAGCCGCCGTACTCCTCCGGTATGGCGAGTCCCTGCAGGCCGAGTTCGGTGGCCATGCGCCGCCAGACGACCGTGTCGAGACCGTGCGGGTCGGCGGCGAGGCGGCGCACGGCGGCCTCGTCGGAGTGTCGGGCGAGGAACGCGCGTACGACCTTGCGCAGTTCGTCCTGCTCCTCGCTGAAGGTGAGATCCATCCCGAGCTTCCCGTCCTCGGTGTTGCCCGCCCAGATACAGTTAGATAATTATAGTATCCGAACGGAATACACCAGGAGCATGACGTGACGGATCCCTATGAGCAGTTCACGAGCCTGACCTTCGAGCGGCCCGCGCCCGGGGTGCTCCGGATCGTGCTCGACGCCCCCCACCTCAACGCGGTCGACCCCAAGATGCACGGCGAGCTGGCCGACATCTGGCCTGTCGTCGACCGGGACGACGACGTGCGCGCGGTCCTGGTCCAGGGCGCGGGCAAGGCCTTCTCGGCGGGCGGGACCTTCGACTCCATCGAGGCCATGACCGAGGACTACACGGTGCGTGCGCGGGTGATGCGCGAGGCGCGGGACATGGTGTACGGGGTGATCAACTGCTCCAAGCCCGTGGTGTCCGCGATCCACGGTCCCGCCGTCGGCGCCGGGCTGGTGATCGGCATGCTGGCGGACATCTCCGTGGCCGGACGCCGGGCGAAGATCGTCGACGGGCACACCCGGCTCGGCGTGGCGGCCGGCGACCATGCGGCGATCTGCTGGCCGCTGCTGTGCGGCATGGCCAAGGCCAAGTACTACCTGCTGACCTGCGAGACGCTCACCGGCGAGGAGGCCGAGCGGATCGGCCTGGTCTCCAAGTGTGTCGACGACGGGGAGGTGCACGCCGAGGGGCTGCGCCTCGCGACCGTGCTGGCCGCCGGCCCGGCGAGCGCGCTGAGCTGGACCAAGCGCTCCCTCAACCACTGGTACCGCACGGCGGGGCCGCTCTTCGAGGCCTCGCTCGGACTCGAGTTCTTCGGGTTCGGCGGGCACGAGGTCACCGAGGGTCTCGCCGCCCACCGTGCAAAGCGCGCCCCGGACTTCGAGGGCGTGGCCGCCAAGCACCCGCTCGACCTCTGAGGAGCCCGCGATGACATCGGAGTCCACCATCAGTGAAGCCCCCCTGCTCGTCCGGGGGTTGACGTACGAGGAGATGCCCGTCGGGCAGATCTTCCGCACCGCCCGCCGCACCGTCACCGAGACCGACCTGGTCAACTTCGTCACCTGGGGCGGTTTCACCGAGCCGCTCTTCTGGGACGCCTCGCACGCCGCGGACGGCGGCTACACGGGCCGGCTGGTGCCGGGCGGACTGACGTACTGCCTCGCCGAGGGACTGGTGCTCCAGACGAACGTGCTGCACGGCACGGGCCTGGCGTTCCTTCACATGGAGTTGTCGGTCAAGGGTCCGGTGTACGTCGGTGACAC contains:
- a CDS encoding enoyl-CoA hydratase/isomerase family protein, translating into MTDPYEQFTSLTFERPAPGVLRIVLDAPHLNAVDPKMHGELADIWPVVDRDDDVRAVLVQGAGKAFSAGGTFDSIEAMTEDYTVRARVMREARDMVYGVINCSKPVVSAIHGPAVGAGLVIGMLADISVAGRRAKIVDGHTRLGVAAGDHAAICWPLLCGMAKAKYYLLTCETLTGEEAERIGLVSKCVDDGEVHAEGLRLATVLAAGPASALSWTKRSLNHWYRTAGPLFEASLGLEFFGFGGHEVTEGLAAHRAKRAPDFEGVAAKHPLDL
- a CDS encoding acyl-CoA dehydrogenase family protein, with the protein product MDLTFSEEQDELRKVVRAFLARHSDEAAVRRLAADPHGLDTVVWRRMATELGLQGLAIPEEYGGSGFGYVDLGIVFEEAGRALLCAPYFATVALAAEALLRCDDERARADLLPGITSGATVATLALTEENGRWDETGIGLTAGDDNRLTGVKTYVPDGHLADLFLVAARTASGISLFAVEADAPGLTRTLLPTLDQTRKQARVEFRDTPARLLGTEGTAWPALRRTLATASVLLAAEQVGGAAAALDTAVSYARIRVQYGRPIGSFQGVKHKCADMLTEIESARSAAYGGLWALDAGDETQTAIAAALAQAFCSEAFTKVAGDSIQVHGGIGFTWEHPAHLYLKRAKSSEVLLGTPAYHRELLAARLGI
- a CDS encoding MaoC family dehydratase, whose protein sequence is MTSESTISEAPLLVRGLTYEEMPVGQIFRTARRTVTETDLVNFVTWGGFTEPLFWDASHAADGGYTGRLVPGGLTYCLAEGLVLQTNVLHGTGLAFLHMELSVKGPVYVGDTLYAVVETTDSRPSSKPGRGVVTSRISVRNQRDEEVLVYTPVRLIRGRDYEAPAP